A genome region from Cerasicoccus sp. TK19100 includes the following:
- a CDS encoding RNA 2'-phosphotransferase, whose translation MNLSEISKTVSHALRHEPWLYEFELDPEGWVPVDDLIAALRRHRDDWKSLNRSDLTEMIEKSQKQRHEIVNGRIRAFYGHSISGLLKKEVLEPPSLLYHGTNPEIITPIMSEGLKPMGRQYVHLSSDVETAIEVGRRKSRNPVILTVEACKAHDQGIRFYLGNEKVWLADDVPPTFLIYDLEKSQMR comes from the coding sequence ATGAACTTGAGTGAAATCAGCAAGACGGTTTCCCATGCGTTACGGCATGAACCTTGGCTCTATGAATTTGAACTCGATCCCGAGGGCTGGGTGCCGGTAGATGACTTAATTGCTGCTCTACGACGCCATCGCGATGATTGGAAATCTCTCAATCGAAGTGACTTGACTGAAATGATCGAAAAGTCTCAAAAGCAACGACATGAGATTGTTAATGGACGAATCCGGGCATTCTATGGACATTCGATTTCGGGGCTGCTGAAGAAAGAGGTCTTAGAACCACCCTCACTTCTTTACCATGGGACTAATCCTGAGATTATCACGCCAATCATGAGTGAAGGGCTAAAACCTATGGGTAGGCAATATGTTCATCTTTCATCAGATGTTGAGACCGCTATTGAAGTTGGGCGGCGTAAATCTAGGAACCCTGTGATTCTTACGGTTGAAGCATGCAAAGCCCATGATCAAGGCATCCGATTTTACCTCGGAAACGAAAAAGTGTGGCTTGCTGATGATGTTCCCCCTACCTTTCTAATTTACGATCTTGAGAAAAGCCAGATGCGATAA
- a CDS encoding N-6 DNA methylase has protein sequence MPTSSSKSATRNLTHSYYCEVQSKFTRDTGGEFYIPQEIGELMAKITVNAEKVIAEGKPVTICDPASGSGGLILSVAEEFARAKAVDLIRVTCQDISKAACDMAYINMTLWGIPARIIWGDTLRTTVNGQWENIHWHRVGEPLREQLHALMDLMKTEPAKVAPKPKTSAGERDVDFRTNDAGQQEWVFE, from the coding sequence ATGCCAACATCCTCAAGCAAGTCCGCGACAAGGAATTTGACGCACAGCTATTACTGCGAGGTGCAGAGCAAATTCACCCGTGACACCGGGGGCGAATTTTACATCCCCCAAGAAATCGGCGAGCTCATGGCCAAGATTACCGTCAACGCCGAAAAGGTCATCGCGGAGGGCAAGCCAGTGACGATCTGCGACCCTGCATCCGGCAGCGGCGGATTGATTTTGTCGGTTGCCGAGGAATTTGCGCGGGCCAAAGCCGTCGATCTCATCCGCGTCACTTGTCAGGACATCAGCAAAGCGGCCTGCGACATGGCCTACATCAATATGACACTCTGGGGTATCCCCGCCCGCATCATCTGGGGCGACACACTGCGCACCACCGTCAACGGCCAATGGGAGAATATTCACTGGCACCGGGTTGGCGAACCCCTCCGCGAACAGCTTCATGCATTAATGGATTTAATGAAAACCGAACCGGCCAAGGTAGCACCTAAGCCGAAGACATCGGCGGGGGAGCGGGATGTCGATTTCCGAACCAATGACGCGGGTCAGCAGGAATGGGTATTTGAGTAA
- a CDS encoding helix-turn-helix domain-containing protein — protein MDNSLRALGDRLRQLRARHGLTQEEFAQIAGIGYKFYQDIEGGRKKEIWLSTVERLAAAYGLRAWQLLMPNMPEGSKVARKVASSRVHRR, from the coding sequence ATGGACAATTCTCTCCGTGCCCTCGGCGACAGACTCAGGCAGTTAAGGGCCAGACACGGCCTGACACAGGAAGAATTTGCCCAAATCGCCGGTATCGGCTATAAGTTCTACCAGGATATCGAAGGAGGACGTAAAAAAGAAATCTGGTTGTCGACCGTGGAACGTCTTGCCGCCGCCTATGGGCTACGTGCATGGCAGTTGCTAATGCCGAATATGCCCGAAGGTTCAAAGGTGGCCCGGAAGGTGGCGAGCAGTCGGGTGCATCGAAGGTGA
- a CDS encoding paraquat-inducible protein A, with the protein MAAIEEHQRCQRLRLLLLLSAVFLGVGLVLPCMTMEPGFWGLENFLPIADPQSKSIISGIVHLFRSGDVFLAFILLAFSVVFPIWKLCVLYGAVYQIENHEKMSASVKFADKLGKFSMLDVIVMGMLVLSFQSFPGGSRANGHSSVFILGCTYFRFFVLKS; encoded by the coding sequence ATGGCGGCTATTGAAGAACATCAGCGCTGTCAGCGCCTTAGGTTGCTACTGCTGCTCAGTGCCGTTTTCCTTGGTGTAGGTCTGGTGCTACCCTGTATGACGATGGAGCCGGGTTTCTGGGGGCTGGAAAACTTCCTGCCCATTGCCGATCCGCAATCGAAATCAATCATCTCTGGAATCGTCCACCTTTTTCGGAGCGGGGACGTATTTCTTGCATTCATACTGTTGGCATTCTCGGTAGTGTTTCCCATCTGGAAGCTGTGCGTACTCTATGGGGCAGTGTATCAGATAGAGAACCACGAGAAGATGTCCGCTTCTGTCAAATTTGCCGATAAGCTTGGTAAGTTTTCGATGTTGGACGTAATTGTGATGGGGATGCTAGTGCTTTCGTTTCAGTCGTTTCCGGGTGGATCTAGGGCCAACGGACATTCATCAGT